The Pieris napi chromosome 21, ilPieNapi1.2, whole genome shotgun sequence genome contains a region encoding:
- the LOC125060302 gene encoding protein ALP1-like, with the protein MRLLVFIILYYLWKKRQRRRRIQVHPYNATRLLRGAFSTSFADLREHSDKFFKHFRLSITTFDELLCKIEHNLKRSSLRRAPIEPVEKLAITLRFLATGNTYSDLHVTYRMGVTTISKIVKEVCCEIWEKLREECIPQPTTQMWQRISAEFEMYANFPNCCGAIDGKHIRIVNPAGGGSMFYNYKHFYSIVLLAMCDANYCFTYVNIGSCGKNSDSTIFQNSVLFQQLERNNLRLPAPKYLQGSNIVAPHIIIGDGAFGISNYVMKPYLRNDMSHKQKIFNYRLSRARRYIECTFGILSNKFRVFHTPMNVSFSNAKTIVKACCVLHNFIRVRDGYNGNDLLSISGLIDMNLQPVSRTGNTLREVFADYFISPAGSVSWQDRQIF; encoded by the exons ATGAGACTTCTcgtatttattatactatattacTTATGGAAAAAAAGGCAACGACGACGACGTATACAAGTACATCCTTACAATGCCACTAGATTGCTGAGAGGCGCGTTCTCTACATCGTTTGCGGATTTAAGAGAACATAGTGacaagttctttaaacattttcgTCTGTCTATAACAACATTTGATGAATTACTCTGCAAGAtagaacataatttaaaaagatcaaGTTTACGTCGAGCACCTATAGAACCAGTTGAAAAGTTGGCGATTACCTTAAG attcTTAGCTACTGGGAACACTTACTCCGATCTACATGTCACATACAGAATGGGCGTTACTACTATAAGCAAAATCGTCAAGGAAGTTTGCTGTGAGATATGGGAAAAACTACGCGAAGAATGCATTCCTCAACCGACAACGCAAATGTGGCAACGTATTAGTGCAGAGTTTGAGATGTATGCAAACTTTCCTAACTGTTGTGGGGCAATAGATGGTAAACATATACGCATAGTTAATCCCGCAGGTGGAGGGTCAATGttttacaattacaaacatttttattctattgtccttctggcaatgtgcgaTGCCAACTATTGCTTTACTTATGTCAACATTGGTTCTTGTGGGAAAAACTCTGATTCCACCATATTCCAAAACAGTGTACTATTTCAACAGTtagaaagaaataatttaaggtTACCGGCTCCAAAGTACCTGCAAGGATCTAATATTGTGGCACCTCATATAATAATTGGTGATGGTGCATTTGGCATATCGAACTATGTGATGAAACCTTATCTTCGAAATGATATGAGCCACAAACAGAAGATATTCAATTACCGTCTAAGTCGTGCCAGAAGGTACATAGAATGTACATTTGGAATATTATCAAACAAGTTTAGAGTGTTTCACACTCCAATGAACGTGAGCTTCTCCAACGCAAAAACTATAGTTAAAGCTTGTTGCGtattacacaattttatcAGAGTGCGAGACGGCTACAATGGAAATGACTTATTAAGCATTAGTGGTTTGATTGACATGAATCTTCAGCCAGTTTCTAGAACAGGAAACACACTACGCGAAGTGTTTGCCGATTACTTTATATCGCCTGCTGGCAGTGTTTCGTGGCAAGACAGACAAATATTCTAG